In one window of Maribacter sp. BPC-D8 DNA:
- the gap gene encoding type I glyceraldehyde-3-phosphate dehydrogenase translates to MQKLNIGINGFGRIGRTLFRLMQAHENLNVVAINDLADTRTLSHLLKYDSIHGTSPLDISHDEKHIIVDGNAISLYNESHPSKINWSSAAVDVVVECTGKFKDRETLSFHIKNGAKKVILSVPPTEDDIKMIVFGINENTLTKSDDIISNASCTTNNAAPMIKIINDLCGIEQAYITTIHSYTTDQSLHDQPHRDLRRARAASQSIVPTTTGAAKALTKIFPELADNIGGCGIRVPVPNGSLTDITLNVKRATSIEEINSTFEKASKNQFKNIVHYTSDPIVSIDINNSCYSCTFDSLMTSVIGKMVKIIGWYDNETGYSSRIIDLINFISTKNYI, encoded by the coding sequence ATGCAAAAACTGAACATCGGCATTAATGGTTTTGGAAGAATAGGTAGAACCCTATTTCGCCTTATGCAAGCACATGAAAATTTAAATGTGGTTGCCATTAACGATTTGGCAGACACCCGTACACTTTCGCATTTATTAAAATACGATAGTATTCACGGTACTTCGCCTCTTGATATTTCGCATGATGAAAAACATATTATCGTCGACGGAAATGCTATTTCGTTATACAACGAATCTCATCCTTCTAAAATAAATTGGTCTTCTGCAGCGGTAGACGTAGTTGTAGAATGTACCGGTAAATTTAAAGACAGAGAAACATTATCTTTTCATATTAAAAATGGTGCTAAAAAAGTCATTTTATCAGTACCACCAACCGAAGATGACATAAAAATGATTGTCTTTGGTATTAATGAAAATACATTGACAAAATCTGATGATATTATATCTAATGCGTCTTGCACCACGAACAATGCTGCGCCAATGATAAAAATTATCAATGATTTATGTGGTATTGAGCAAGCTTATATTACAACTATACATTCTTACACTACCGACCAAAGTTTACATGACCAACCACATAGAGATCTAAGAAGGGCTCGAGCAGCATCACAATCTATAGTACCAACAACCACTGGTGCAGCAAAAGCATTGACCAAAATATTCCCAGAATTAGCAGATAATATAGGGGGTTGCGGTATTAGAGTACCAGTACCTAATGGTTCGTTGACCGATATTACCTTGAATGTAAAACGGGCTACAAGTATTGAAGAAATAAACTCTACATTTGAGAAAGCGTCAAAAAATCAGTTTAAAAATATTGTACACTATACCAGTGACCCAATAGTTTCTATTGATATAAACAATAGTTGCTATTCTTGTACGTTTGATTCTTTGATGACTTCTGTAATAGGAAAAATGGTCAAAATTATCGGCTGGTACGATAACGAAACCGGGTACAGTAGCAGAATCATAGATTTAATTAATTTTATTAGTACTAAAAATTATATTTGA
- the lipA gene encoding lipoyl synthase yields MSTVLKENVAPPKGKPKWLRVKLPTGKKYTQLRGLVDKYDLHTICTSGSCPNMGECWGEGTATFMILGNVCTRSCGFCGVKTGRPENVDWAEPEKVARSIKIMGIKHAVITSVDRDDLKDMGSIIWAETVKAIRRMNPTTTLETLIPDFQGIEKHLDRIVAVSPEVVSHNMETVKRLTREVRIQAKYERSLEALNYLKKQGINRTKSGIMLGLGEHEDEVITTLADLRNADVDVVTIGQYLQPSKKHLPVKEFITPEQFKKYEDIGLEMGFRHVESGALVRSSYKAHKHIL; encoded by the coding sequence ATGTCTACAGTTTTAAAAGAAAATGTTGCCCCACCAAAAGGTAAACCGAAATGGCTTAGAGTAAAATTACCTACGGGTAAGAAATACACTCAGCTTAGAGGTTTGGTAGATAAGTATGACCTACATACTATTTGCACTAGTGGTAGCTGCCCTAACATGGGTGAATGCTGGGGTGAAGGTACCGCAACTTTTATGATACTAGGTAATGTTTGTACTAGATCATGCGGATTCTGCGGTGTTAAAACCGGTAGACCTGAAAATGTAGATTGGGCTGAACCTGAAAAGGTTGCTAGATCTATAAAAATTATGGGTATTAAGCACGCTGTAATTACATCTGTTGACAGAGATGACCTTAAAGACATGGGTTCTATCATTTGGGCAGAAACAGTGAAGGCAATACGCAGAATGAACCCTACTACAACTTTAGAAACTTTAATTCCTGATTTTCAAGGTATAGAAAAGCATTTAGATAGAATTGTAGCCGTTTCTCCTGAGGTTGTTTCACATAATATGGAAACTGTTAAAAGACTGACTAGAGAAGTACGTATACAGGCAAAATACGAACGTAGTCTTGAAGCGCTTAACTACTTGAAAAAGCAAGGCATCAATAGAACTAAATCTGGTATTATGCTAGGTCTTGGCGAACACGAAGATGAAGTAATTACCACATTGGCAGATTTGCGTAATGCAGATGTTGATGTTGTTACTATAGGTCAGTACCTGCAACCATCTAAAAAACATCTTCCTGTTAAGGAATTTATTACTCCTGAGCAATTTAAGAAATATGAAGATATAGGTCTTGAAATGGGATTTAGACATGTTGAAAGTGGCGCCTTAGTTAGATCTTCTTACAAAGCACACAAGCATATTCTATAA
- a CDS encoding RNA polymerase sigma factor, with protein sequence MNKTDTLEETIRKAKEGKQIAFSRLLDMFWNDVYGFQLKRTENENDTEDITIQTFSKAFDKIKTYNDSYVFKTWLIAISKNIHIDLVRKRKKSLLDSRSNSEVITSALDASPSMEDQLIQEQNLADLLRDIKKLKPHYQAVINLRYFNELSYADIAAHLNEPINSVKVKLLRAKKLLSEIIKERK encoded by the coding sequence TTGAATAAAACAGACACTTTAGAAGAAACAATACGCAAAGCGAAAGAAGGCAAGCAAATTGCCTTTAGTCGCTTGTTAGATATGTTCTGGAATGATGTCTACGGCTTTCAACTAAAGCGTACCGAAAACGAGAATGATACTGAAGACATTACCATTCAAACTTTCTCTAAAGCTTTTGACAAAATAAAAACCTACAACGATTCGTACGTATTTAAAACTTGGTTAATTGCCATTTCTAAAAACATACATATCGATTTAGTCAGAAAGCGAAAAAAGAGCTTATTAGATTCTAGAAGTAATTCTGAAGTAATAACGAGTGCTTTAGATGCTTCACCTTCTATGGAAGATCAATTGATTCAAGAACAAAATTTAGCCGATTTACTTAGAGATATTAAAAAACTGAAACCTCATTATCAAGCCGTTATCAATCTTAGGTATTTTAATGAATTAAGTTATGCTGATATTGCCGCTCATTTGAACGAGCCCATTAACAGTGTCAAAGTAAAACTTCTAAGGGCTAAAAAATTACTTTCAGAAATTATTAAAGAAAGAAAGTAA
- a CDS encoding membrane or secreted protein encodes MKLVLLTIGLLALAFAGIAIKIWSKKDGEFAGTCASQSPFLNQDGQACGMCGKMPSEQDCKKDMITE; translated from the coding sequence ATGAAACTAGTATTATTAACCATTGGGTTGTTAGCATTGGCATTTGCGGGTATCGCAATTAAAATATGGTCTAAAAAAGACGGAGAGTTTGCAGGAACTTGCGCAAGTCAAAGCCCCTTTTTGAATCAAGATGGACAAGCTTGCGGTATGTGTGGCAAAATGCCAAGTGAACAAGATTGCAAAAAGGATATGATTACCGAGTAA
- a CDS encoding anti-sigma factor domain-containing protein, translating to MKDKIRIFLDSDLLEKYLLGTTTELESLQVERYIAMYPEVRETYSELQDNLEIFAKLHAIEAPQGLKDKINSRIKAERKGRKRFYSYAIAASITAIMFIGISTFFWNQNQSLQEENSVVSNKIKLLEENMKEQLEDVRNQFIVLNNPQTKKYNVKGNQKAKDLKAVAYINPVKKLSYINVSKLPHIPESQCFQMWAEVNGKMINLGIIEEAGDQQKLLALPYAENAVGYITIEQKGGNHAPSVENIVANIAY from the coding sequence ATGAAAGACAAAATAAGAATTTTCCTTGATTCTGATTTATTAGAAAAGTATCTATTGGGAACAACTACCGAGTTGGAAAGTCTTCAGGTAGAGCGCTATATTGCTATGTACCCAGAGGTTAGGGAAACATATAGTGAATTGCAGGATAATCTTGAAATTTTCGCCAAGCTTCACGCAATTGAAGCACCACAGGGCTTAAAAGACAAAATTAACTCTAGAATTAAAGCTGAGCGTAAGGGCAGAAAAAGATTCTATAGTTATGCTATCGCAGCAAGTATTACAGCTATTATGTTTATCGGTATCTCTACCTTTTTCTGGAATCAAAACCAGAGTTTACAAGAAGAGAACAGTGTTGTTAGCAATAAGATAAAATTGCTTGAAGAGAACATGAAAGAGCAGTTAGAAGATGTACGTAACCAGTTTATCGTTCTAAACAATCCTCAAACTAAAAAATACAACGTTAAGGGAAATCAAAAAGCAAAAGACTTAAAAGCTGTTGCTTACATAAACCCTGTTAAGAAGTTATCATATATCAACGTTAGTAAATTGCCACATATTCCAGAAAGTCAATGTTTTCAAATGTGGGCTGAAGTTAATGGCAAAATGATAAACCTTGGTATTATCGAAGAAGCTGGTGATCAACAAAAATTATTGGCATTACCATATGCAGAAAATGCAGTTGGTTATATTACAATTGAGCAAAAAGGTGGTAATCATGCACCTAGTGTAGAAAACATAGTGGCGAATATAGCTTACTAA
- a CDS encoding RNA polymerase sigma factor, with protein sequence MSTLLEKHIVELLQERNEKAISLLYDNYADTLLGVANKVVRDPDLAQDVVQESFVKIWKKADSYDPKKAKLFTWLFRITRNTAIDKLRSVNTKSDKEIQIDVSDVYTLGVESTRPELMDVREHLDKIEDKYQIVLEALFFQGMTQQEASDELDIPLGTIKSRLKIGLRELGKIYGPAVVAMLLNFVL encoded by the coding sequence ATGAGCACTCTATTAGAAAAACATATTGTTGAATTATTACAAGAAAGAAACGAAAAAGCGATTTCTCTCTTGTACGATAATTATGCCGACACCTTACTGGGTGTAGCGAACAAGGTTGTGCGTGATCCCGATTTGGCTCAAGATGTAGTTCAAGAATCTTTTGTGAAGATTTGGAAAAAAGCGGATTCATACGATCCTAAAAAAGCAAAACTTTTTACTTGGCTCTTTAGAATTACGAGAAATACAGCTATTGACAAATTAAGAAGTGTCAACACAAAATCTGATAAAGAAATCCAAATAGACGTTTCTGACGTATATACCTTAGGCGTAGAAAGTACAAGGCCTGAGTTAATGGATGTAAGAGAACATCTAGACAAAATTGAAGATAAATATCAAATTGTTTTAGAAGCTCTTTTCTTTCAAGGTATGACCCAACAAGAAGCAAGTGATGAGTTGGATATTCCTTTAGGAACTATTAAATCTAGACTTAAAATTGGATTACGCGAATTAGGTAAAATCTATGGTCCTGCCGTAGTTGCCATGTTATTAAATTTCGTATTATGA
- the murB gene encoding UDP-N-acetylmuramate dehydrogenase: protein MIVHEHFSLKNYNTFGIDATARFFVEVSSVEELQDVLGNQDYDRKIVIGGGSNMLLSDRIEALFIHVALKGKKIISESTDSVQVEVMAGENWHELVMWTLDHNFGGLENMSLIPGNTGTAPIQNIGAYGVELKDCFVSCEAIRIEDQQLVTLTKEECKFGYRDSFFKNEGKDQFVITSVTFTFTKTHHKINSGYGAIEGQLEKESIANPTIRDISNAVIAIRQQKLPDPKVLGNSGSFFKNPIVEKEIFEDFALKNPDAPFYKVTDDLYKIPAGWLIEQCGFKGKRFGDAGVHKNQALVLVNYDNATGKDILDLAANIIDAVKTKFNIEISPEVNLIK, encoded by the coding sequence ATGATTGTACATGAACACTTTTCTCTAAAAAACTACAATACTTTCGGTATTGATGCTACAGCAAGATTCTTTGTTGAAGTAAGCTCTGTCGAAGAATTACAAGATGTGTTAGGCAACCAAGATTATGATAGAAAAATTGTAATTGGCGGTGGCAGTAACATGTTGCTTTCGGACCGTATAGAGGCATTGTTTATTCATGTAGCTTTAAAAGGAAAGAAAATTATATCAGAATCTACCGACAGCGTACAAGTTGAGGTAATGGCAGGTGAGAATTGGCATGAGTTGGTCATGTGGACACTTGATCATAATTTTGGGGGATTAGAGAATATGTCTTTAATACCTGGTAACACAGGTACTGCACCTATACAAAATATTGGCGCCTATGGTGTTGAATTAAAAGATTGCTTTGTTAGCTGTGAAGCTATAAGAATTGAAGACCAACAGTTGGTCACGTTAACTAAAGAAGAATGTAAATTCGGTTACCGAGATTCGTTTTTCAAAAATGAAGGAAAAGATCAATTCGTTATCACATCGGTCACTTTTACATTTACCAAAACACATCACAAAATAAATTCTGGTTATGGAGCAATTGAAGGGCAATTAGAAAAAGAGTCGATAGCAAACCCGACCATTAGAGATATTTCTAATGCAGTTATCGCTATTAGACAGCAAAAATTACCTGACCCGAAAGTATTAGGTAATAGTGGTAGCTTTTTTAAAAACCCAATAGTCGAAAAAGAAATATTCGAAGATTTTGCTTTAAAAAATCCTGATGCTCCTTTTTATAAGGTAACTGATGATTTATATAAAATTCCGGCAGGTTGGTTGATTGAACAATGCGGATTTAAAGGAAAACGCTTTGGTGACGCTGGGGTTCATAAGAATCAAGCTTTAGTACTTGTAAATTATGACAATGCAACCGGAAAAGATATTCTAGATTTAGCAGCAAATATTATTGATGCCGTGAAAACGAAATTCAATATTGAAATAAGTCCAGAGGTTAATTTAATAAAATAA
- a CDS encoding pyridoxal phosphate-dependent aminotransferase translates to MPSVSNKGLTMPQSPIRKLVPFAESAKKRGINVIHLNIGQPDIKTPQQALDAVKNNNINVLEYSRTEGSEEFRTKIAKYYLKNDIAVSATDIIVTTGGSEALSFAMNTIADTDDEIIIPEPFYANYNGFATACGVTVVPVVSKIEDNFALPPVEDFEKLITPRTKAILICNPGNPTGYLYSKEEIQKLAALVKKHNIYLVADEVYREFTYDDKTHASILKEEGLEEHAIVIDSVSKRYSMCGARIGYLVSKNKEFIATAMKFAQARLSPPTYAQIASEAALDTPDSYFAEVKTEYVARRNILIAELEKIEGIKIARPQGAFYCIAELPIKDADHFAQWLLEDFNIDNETVMVAPAAGFYATEGLGKNQIRIAYVLDQESLKRAVFILKEALKSYKG, encoded by the coding sequence ATGCCATCTGTTTCAAACAAGGGGCTTACCATGCCTCAATCGCCCATAAGAAAGTTAGTTCCGTTTGCCGAAAGTGCAAAAAAGAGAGGAATTAATGTCATTCATTTGAACATTGGGCAACCAGATATAAAAACGCCCCAACAAGCTTTAGACGCTGTAAAAAATAATAACATTAATGTATTAGAATACAGTCGTACCGAAGGCTCAGAGGAGTTTCGAACAAAAATTGCAAAGTATTATCTTAAAAATGATATAGCTGTAAGTGCAACAGATATTATCGTTACTACCGGTGGCTCTGAAGCTTTGTCTTTTGCAATGAATACCATTGCAGATACCGATGACGAGATTATAATTCCTGAACCTTTTTACGCGAATTATAATGGGTTTGCCACTGCTTGTGGTGTAACGGTTGTTCCTGTAGTTTCAAAAATTGAAGATAATTTTGCTCTTCCTCCAGTAGAAGATTTTGAAAAATTAATTACACCTAGAACTAAAGCTATATTAATATGCAACCCTGGTAACCCAACGGGATACTTATACAGCAAAGAAGAAATTCAAAAATTAGCTGCACTAGTTAAAAAGCACAATATTTATCTAGTTGCCGATGAAGTTTATAGAGAATTTACCTATGATGATAAAACTCATGCTTCTATATTAAAAGAAGAAGGTTTAGAGGAACACGCCATTGTTATTGATTCGGTTTCTAAACGTTACAGCATGTGTGGCGCACGTATTGGCTACCTAGTATCAAAGAACAAAGAATTTATTGCAACGGCTATGAAATTTGCACAGGCAAGATTATCGCCACCTACCTATGCACAAATAGCAAGTGAGGCAGCTTTAGATACCCCAGATAGCTATTTTGCCGAAGTAAAAACAGAATACGTTGCCAGAAGAAATATACTTATTGCGGAGTTAGAAAAGATTGAAGGTATTAAAATAGCAAGACCTCAAGGTGCATTTTACTGTATAGCCGAATTACCTATTAAAGACGCCGATCACTTTGCACAGTGGTTGTTAGAAGATTTCAACATAGACAACGAAACAGTTATGGTAGCGCCTGCAGCAGGATTCTATGCCACTGAGGGTTTAGGCAAAAACCAAATAAGAATTGCCTATGTTCTTGATCAAGAAAGTTTAAAAAGAGCTGTTTTTATTTTAAAAGAAGCGCTTAAAAGCTACAAGGGCTAA
- a CDS encoding aspartyl protease family protein: protein MLRKYTVLLFLLSCCFSFSGIAQTYQLPAGKKFHKVKFELINNLMVIPIDVNGTELSFVLDSGVGTPILFNLADQDSIQLNNVTEITINGLGDGDPINALKSTGNFVQLGNVKNVSQNIYVVMDAGINFSPSLGIPIHGIIGYDLFRDFIVDINYIKQTIKFHDPELYKYKKSKNTRVVDMSVIRKKAYLDAFVMINKNEEIPVKMLLDTGSSDAVWLFEDERIQLPEKHYQDFLGKGLAGNIYGKRTKISHLKIADFILSDAKAAFPDMETFTTISDFGGRNGSLGGEVIKRFNVVFDYRNEKLIMTKNTNFGKLFQYNISGIDLQHAGMRYVSERITDSNGVVNSDAKTYGDVQIILQGATRLSLVPEIIVSGIRQGSPAHSAGLREGDVILAVNGKRIHRYKLQEIMHMLNFKKDKRVKVLVERYDNDLLFSFVLKPLFDEQ from the coding sequence ATGTTACGAAAATACACTGTTCTTTTATTTCTTTTGTCTTGTTGTTTTTCCTTTTCAGGAATAGCACAAACCTATCAATTACCTGCCGGAAAGAAATTTCATAAAGTCAAGTTTGAGCTCATTAATAACCTAATGGTCATACCTATTGATGTTAATGGAACGGAGCTGTCTTTCGTGTTAGATTCTGGGGTTGGTACACCCATATTATTCAATTTAGCTGATCAAGATTCTATTCAGTTAAATAACGTTACAGAAATTACAATTAATGGGTTAGGGGATGGCGACCCTATTAACGCATTAAAATCAACTGGAAATTTTGTTCAGTTGGGGAATGTTAAGAATGTCTCACAAAACATTTATGTTGTAATGGATGCTGGTATAAACTTTTCGCCAAGTTTAGGTATACCTATACATGGTATTATAGGTTACGATTTGTTTCGAGATTTTATAGTTGATATAAATTACATAAAGCAAACCATCAAATTTCATGACCCAGAGCTATATAAATACAAAAAGTCTAAGAATACTAGGGTTGTAGATATGTCGGTTATTAGAAAGAAGGCATATTTAGATGCATTTGTTATGATTAATAAGAATGAGGAAATACCTGTAAAAATGTTATTGGATACCGGTAGTAGCGATGCAGTATGGTTATTTGAAGATGAAAGAATTCAGTTGCCCGAAAAGCATTATCAAGATTTTTTAGGCAAAGGTCTTGCTGGTAATATTTATGGAAAGAGAACAAAAATCAGTCATTTAAAGATTGCAGATTTTATACTGAGTGATGCTAAAGCTGCTTTCCCTGATATGGAGACGTTTACAACAATTTCAGATTTTGGAGGTAGAAACGGAAGCTTGGGTGGCGAGGTTATAAAACGGTTTAATGTAGTATTCGATTATAGAAATGAAAAATTGATAATGACCAAGAACACCAATTTCGGTAAGCTCTTTCAGTATAATATTAGCGGAATTGATTTGCAACATGCTGGTATGCGTTATGTGTCAGAAAGAATTACCGATTCGAATGGTGTGGTTAATAGTGATGCAAAAACATATGGCGATGTGCAAATTATACTTCAGGGCGCTACAAGATTAAGTTTGGTACCAGAAATAATTGTTTCCGGAATACGCCAGGGGAGTCCGGCGCATTCGGCAGGTTTACGTGAAGGTGATGTTATTTTGGCAGTGAATGGCAAACGCATCCACAGGTATAAATTACAAGAGATTATGCATATGCTAAATTTCAAAAAAGATAAACGCGTTAAGGTGTTAGTAGAGCGATATGATAATGATCTGCTTTTTAGTTTTGTTCTAAAACCGTTGTTTGATGAACAATAG
- a CDS encoding DUF1573 domain-containing protein, with protein sequence MMKKIVLVLFVGLLGFSLTAQDAAAKIEFKSETVDYGEIAKGSDGVRVFEFTNTGTAPLIVSKVSSSCGCTIPKKPEDPILPGKTGEIQVKYDTNRVGPIRKAITVISNADTPTKVLKIKGEVQAATGTK encoded by the coding sequence ATGATGAAAAAAATAGTACTTGTATTATTTGTAGGCTTACTAGGATTTAGCTTAACAGCACAAGATGCTGCTGCCAAAATAGAGTTTAAATCTGAAACTGTTGATTACGGCGAAATTGCTAAAGGATCTGACGGAGTAAGAGTTTTTGAATTTACAAACACAGGAACTGCGCCACTTATCGTGAGCAAAGTAAGTTCTAGTTGTGGTTGTACAATTCCGAAAAAACCAGAAGACCCAATTTTACCAGGTAAGACTGGTGAGATTCAGGTAAAATATGATACCAATAGAGTTGGACCTATCCGTAAAGCAATTACGGTAATATCTAACGCTGACACTCCTACTAAGGTTTTAAAAATCAAAGGAGAAGTTCAAGCTGCTACTGGTACCAAATAA
- a CDS encoding valine--tRNA ligase, producing the protein MEIPSKYNPQSTESHWYDYWMKNGYFHSVPDDREPYSIVIPPPNVTGILHMGHMLNNTIQDVLIRRARLLGKNACWVPGTDHASIATEAKVVAKLKEQGINKNDLTRDEFLKHAWDWTNEYGGIILEQLKKLGCSCDWDRTAFTMDQERYDSVIKVFIDLYNKGLIYRGYRMVNWDPEAQTTLSDEEVIYEEKQGLLYYLSYAIEGSDEKVTIATTRPETILGDTAICINPNDERFTHLKGKKVIVPICNRVIPIIEDEYVDIEFGTGCLKVTPAHDINDKALGEKHNLETIDIFNDDASLNSFGLHYEGKDRFVVRKEISKELEELGVLVKTETHINKVGTSERTKAVIEPKLSDQWFLKMEDLAKPALEAVMETGDVKLHPKKFENTYRHWMENVRDWNISRQLWWGQQIPAFYFGDGQEDFVVAANVADALKLAKEKSGKSDLQESDLRQDADVLDTWFSSWLWPMSVFGGILEPDNEEINYYYPTNDLVTGPDILFFWVARMIVAGYEFRGEKPFENVYFTGLVRDKQRRKMSKQLGNSPDALELIKEYGADGVRVGMLMSAAAGNDLMFDEDLCQQGKNFANKIWNGFRLVQGWEIADIPQPEASKLGLEWYESKLNKTLLEIEDHFEKFRISDALMSIYKLVWDDYSSSLLEIIKPAYQQPIDRATYDKVIQLFEQNLKLLHPFMPFLTEEVWQHIAKRDKSEALVIAKWPTVGKIDEELIAQFDFAAEVIAGVRTIRKNKNIPMKESLELSVLNSEEASSRWDVVISKLTNVSEISYIKEQLEGALTFRVKSNEYFVPMEGAIDVEAEIIKIKEELKYTKGFLISVQKKLSNERFVSNAPEKVIAIERQKLADAEAKIETLEKSLASLS; encoded by the coding sequence ATGGAAATTCCTTCAAAATATAATCCGCAGTCCACAGAATCTCATTGGTATGATTACTGGATGAAAAACGGTTACTTTCATTCTGTACCAGATGACAGAGAACCTTATAGTATTGTAATACCACCGCCAAACGTAACGGGCATATTGCACATGGGACACATGCTGAACAATACCATACAAGATGTATTGATCAGAAGAGCTCGTCTTTTAGGTAAAAATGCATGTTGGGTACCTGGTACAGACCATGCCTCAATTGCTACAGAAGCGAAAGTTGTAGCTAAATTAAAAGAACAAGGTATCAATAAAAACGATCTTACAAGAGATGAGTTTTTAAAGCATGCTTGGGATTGGACAAATGAATATGGCGGAATCATTCTTGAGCAATTAAAGAAGTTAGGTTGTTCTTGCGATTGGGACCGTACTGCGTTCACTATGGATCAAGAGCGCTATGATAGCGTTATCAAGGTATTTATCGATCTTTATAATAAAGGATTGATCTACCGTGGGTATAGAATGGTGAATTGGGATCCAGAGGCTCAAACAACTTTGTCAGATGAAGAAGTTATTTATGAAGAAAAGCAAGGACTGTTATATTACTTGTCTTATGCTATTGAGGGTTCAGACGAAAAAGTAACCATTGCAACCACAAGACCAGAAACAATTTTAGGTGACACTGCCATATGTATTAATCCGAATGATGAACGATTTACGCACCTTAAAGGTAAAAAGGTAATTGTTCCTATTTGCAATAGGGTAATACCAATAATTGAAGATGAGTATGTAGATATTGAATTCGGTACAGGATGTTTAAAAGTAACACCTGCACACGATATCAATGATAAAGCACTTGGTGAAAAACACAATTTAGAAACTATTGATATTTTCAATGATGATGCGAGCTTAAATAGTTTCGGGTTGCATTATGAGGGTAAAGATCGTTTCGTAGTAAGAAAAGAAATCTCTAAAGAATTAGAAGAATTAGGTGTTCTGGTTAAGACCGAGACTCATATTAATAAAGTAGGTACTTCAGAAAGAACCAAGGCTGTTATTGAACCGAAATTGTCAGATCAGTGGTTCTTGAAAATGGAAGATTTGGCGAAACCGGCTTTAGAAGCGGTGATGGAGACTGGCGATGTTAAGTTGCATCCAAAGAAATTTGAAAACACATACCGTCATTGGATGGAGAATGTTCGCGATTGGAATATTTCTAGACAATTATGGTGGGGTCAGCAAATACCAGCTTTCTACTTTGGTGACGGTCAAGAAGATTTTGTTGTAGCGGCTAACGTAGCAGATGCATTAAAACTTGCAAAAGAAAAATCAGGCAAATCAGATTTACAAGAAAGTGACTTGCGACAAGATGCCGATGTTCTAGATACTTGGTTTTCATCCTGGTTATGGCCAATGAGTGTATTTGGCGGTATTCTAGAGCCAGATAATGAAGAGATAAACTATTACTACCCAACAAACGATTTAGTAACTGGTCCAGATATTTTATTTTTCTGGGTAGCTAGAATGATTGTTGCCGGGTATGAGTTTAGAGGAGAGAAGCCTTTTGAAAATGTTTATTTCACCGGATTGGTTAGAGATAAGCAACGTAGAAAAATGTCTAAGCAATTAGGTAATTCCCCAGATGCTCTTGAGCTAATTAAGGAATATGGTGCCGACGGAGTTCGTGTAGGTATGTTGATGTCTGCAGCTGCAGGTAACGATTTAATGTTCGATGAAGATCTTTGTCAGCAAGGAAAAAACTTTGCCAATAAAATTTGGAACGGCTTTAGATTAGTACAAGGTTGGGAAATTGCTGATATTCCTCAGCCAGAAGCTTCAAAGCTTGGTTTAGAGTGGTACGAGTCTAAGCTCAATAAGACCTTACTAGAGATAGAAGATCATTTCGAAAAATTCCGTATTTCAGATGCTTTAATGTCTATTTATAAATTGGTTTGGGACGATTATAGCTCTTCATTATTAGAGATTATAAAACCTGCCTACCAACAGCCAATAGATAGAGCAACTTATGACAAGGTGATTCAATTATTTGAGCAAAACTTGAAGTTATTGCACCCATTTATGCCATTTTTGACAGAAGAAGTTTGGCAGCATATTGCAAAAAGAGACAAGAGTGAGGCATTGGTGATAGCCAAATGGCCTACCGTAGGTAAAATTGATGAAGAGTTAATAGCCCAGTTCGATTTTGCCGCTGAGGTAATTGCAGGAGTTAGAACCATTAGGAAAAACAAGAATATTCCGATGAAAGAATCGTTAGAATTATCAGTTCTAAATTCTGAGGAAGCAAGTAGCCGTTGGGATGTAGTTATTTCAAAATTGACCAATGTATCTGAAATCAGTTATATAAAAGAGCAGTTAGAAGGTGCATTAACGTTCCGTGTAAAAAGTAACGAATACTTTGTGCCAATGGAAGGGGCTATAGATGTAGAAGCTGAAATCATTAAAATAAAAGAAGAGCTGAAGTATACCAAAGGCTTCTTAATATCTGTTCAAAAGAAACTTTCTAATGAACGTTTTGTTAGTAATGCACCCGAAAAGGTAATTGCTATAGAGCGCCAAAAATTGGCAGATGCTGAAGCTAAAATTGAAACTTTAGAAAAGAGTTTAGCAAGTTTAAGCTAG